The Mangrovibacillus cuniculi sequence AAGATCTATAAACTTGGTGGATCTGATTGGAAGCGTGTAAAAAATAAAGTAGAGAAATCTGTTCAAGATATTGCGGATGATCTAATTAAGTTATATGCAGAACGAGAAGCAGCTAGAGGGTACGCATTTTCTCCAGATGGAGAGATGCAAAGAGAATTTGAATCTTCGTTCCCTTATCAGGAGACAGAAGACCAAGAACGTTCCATCCAAGAGATTAAATATGATATGGAACGAGAACGACCAATGGATCGATTACTCTGTGGAGATGTTGGATATGGCAAAACAGAAGTAGCTATAAGAGCCGTTTTTAAAGCGATTGCTGATGGAAAACAAGTAGCATTCTTAGTTCCAACAACCATCCTGGCACAGCAGCATTATGAAACAATGAAAGAGCGTTTTCAAGGTTTCCCTGTAAATGTGGGTGTTTTAAGTCGTTTTAGAACGCGAAAAGAACAACAAGAGACGATGAAAGGTCTTAGTGAAGGTACAGTAGACGTAGTTGTAGGGACCCATCGATTGCTATCAAAAGAGATTAAGTATAAAGATTTAGGATTGTTAATCATAGATGAAGAGCAACGTTTTGGCGTAACGCATAAGGAAAAAATTAAACAATTAAAGACGAATATCGATGTATTAACGTTAACAGCTACCCCAATACCTAGAACGCTTCATATGTCAATGCTTGGAGTTCGTGACTTGTCTGTTATTGAGACGCCTCCGGAAAATCGATTTCCAGTACAGACGTACGTAATGGAATACAACGGTGCAATGGTGAAAGAAGCTATCGAGCGAGAGCTTGCTCGTGATGGGCAAGTTTACTTTTTATATAACCGGGTAGAAGATATAGCAAGGAAAGCAGAAGAAATATCTATGTTAGTACCTGATGCAAGAGTAACGTATGCTCATGGACAAATGACCGAACAAGAACTAGAAGCAGTGATTTTGAGTTTCTTAGAAGGTGAATATGATGTGTTGGTAACAACAACTATTATTGAAACTGGAGTCGATATTCCTAACGTAAATACAATGATTGTTCATCAAGCAGATCGTATGGGTCTATCACAGTTGTATCAATTAAGAGGTCGAGTTGGTAGGTCAAGTCGCGTCGCATATGCGTATTTCACGTATCAAAAAGATAAAGTTTTAAATGAAGTAGCAGAAAAACGATTACAAGCGATTAAGGAATTCACAGAGCTAGGATCTGGATTTAAGATCGCAATGCGTGATTTATCTATACGAGGTGCAGGGAATTTACTTGGCGCACAACAACATGGATTTATTGATTCTGTAGGATTTGACCTATACTCTCAAATGTTACAGGAAGCAATTGAAACAAAGCGTGGCAATGGTGTGAAAGAAGAGGAGAAATCTAATCTAGAACTAGATATCCAAGTAGATGCGTACATCCCAGATACGTATATCTCAGATAGCGCTGCTAAAATTAATATGTATAAGCGTTTTAGAGGCTTAGAAACAATCCAGGACCTTCAAGACTTAAAAGATGAGTTACTAGATCGTTTTGGCGACTATCCACAAGAGGTTGCTGATTTATTCCGTGTATCGGAAATTAGAATTTATGGTCGATTTGCAAAGCTAGAGAAGATTAAGCAAGACCGAGAAGCGATTCATATTTTCATGTCAGAAGAAGGGTCAAAAGAAGTGGATGGTTCTAAAGTCTTTGAGTTAACCAGTAATCTAGGTAGAGATGTAGGGTTAGGAATGGAAGGACAACAAATGAAACTTTCCATCTACTTAAAGAGAAATCAAAAGGAACCGTGGTTTGACCGACTATATCAGCTAGTTAAACTGTTACCTGACACGAAAAAAGAAGTAGAACCAGTTTAAGAAGAAAATACTACCAATAAAAGAAATCATCTGTTGTTATGCATAGAACTTCCCATATAAACAATACTAATGGCAACAAAGGAAATCCTTTTAAAAATCAAGAAATACATCTGGCGAAAGTGAGGCAACAAAGATGAAAGCAACTGGTATTGTAAGACGTATTGATGATTTAGGACGAGTTGTTATACCGAAAGAAATTAGACGTACTCTTCGTATTCGTGAAGGGGACCCTTTAGAGATTTTCGTAGATCGCGAAGGAGAAGTTATCTTAAAGAAATATTCTCCTATTAGCGAATTAAGTGACTTCGCGAAAGAATACGCAGAAGCATTATATGATAGTTTAGGAAGTCCTGTATTAATCTGTGATAGAGATACTGTCATTACAGTAGCAGGTGGTTCTAAGAAAGAACAATTGAATAAGAGTATTAGTACAACGGTAGAAAAGATTATGGAAGAGCGTACATCTGTTTTGCATGATAAGAAAGGAAATGCTTCTTTTGTAGATGGTATAGAGGAAGAAGTAAATTCTTATACAGTAGCGCCTATTGTGGCCAACGGTGATCCAATCGGTTCTGTAATTATCTATTCAAAAGATCGCACTCTTACAGAAGTAGAGCACAAAGCTGTAGAGACAGCAGCAAGTTTCTTAGCTCGTCAAATGGAATCATAAGAAAAAGCCCCCTTTTATGAAGGGGTTTTTTAGTTTCGGAAGAAGAGTTCGTCACAGGTTCATCTGCTTTTTCTCCTCAAATACTTTTTATTTTCCTCCGTGTTATAATTAACCATTGAATACTTAGGAAAGTGAGCACGCACATGCAACAGAAAGCACCATCCCTCATTAAAGGGACTTTATTGCTGACTTTGGCAGCGTTTATCGTAAAAGTATTAAGTGCAAGTTATCGGATCCCATTTCAGAATATGGTGGGAGATGTTGGCTACTACGTTTACCAACAAGTGTATCCATTCTTTGCATTATCCATAGCGTTATACACCTATGGATATCCCGTATTACTCTCTAAATGGATTCATGAAAATAATCACTATCCTGCTAAATTACAGCAACAACGATTAACAGAAGCATTGCTTGCGATGACGTTGTTTAGCTTAAGTTCGTTTTTTATTATCTTTGGTTTTTCTAATCAAATTTCCTATTGGATGGGTGACCTTCAGTTAGCACCAATGATTCAGTTAACAGCCGTTTCTTTTTTATTGATTCCTATTGTATCGCTTTATAGAGGGGTCTACCAATCTCAAGGCGAGATGACACCAACTGCACTCTCTCAAGTAATTGAACAAGGAATTCGTGTAGTCCTTATACTAGTAAGTACCGTTTGGTTAATGGAAAGACAAGCATCTGCCTACGAAATTGGATATGG is a genomic window containing:
- the mfd gene encoding transcription-repair coupling factor yields the protein MQHLYKMLVNHVDVQSIMDGIDEGLNEQLVAGLSGSARAAFIATTYTEKKKSMVVVTHNLLQAQKLQEDLLGMFGEEKVFLYPADEVIASEISIASPELRAERLTTLQHLATGIKGIYIVPHAGMRRILPPVELWSKLYRTVNVGQDLDVSQFLLSLVDMGYERVQQVDQPGEFSVRGGIIDVYPPTEDNPVRLDLFDTEVDSIRSFSLEDQRSLHKIDQLTIGPATEMPITSAERDRLQVELQKALSKSLKKTSIPEVKEALSQSVTYEIEQLKEGQTSSQLMKYAALAYEGKTSLLDYFPEDSIVVLDELSRIYETAEKFEKEEAEWYTSLMEEGKILHDIPLAHSLASLLVDHDLTRIYLSLFLRKVAHTSPQNIVNISCKQMQHFHGQSELLATEIKRWKKAKYTVLFFAPDESRKKKIKDLLDDIEVDVAIQGGSEFHEGVVQILQGQLQTGFEIPALKLAVITEEELVFKRAKKAPRRQKMSNAERIKSYSELKNGDYIVHVNHGIGRYLGIETLEINGVHKDYLHLRYSGDDKLYVPVEQIDLVQKYVGSEGKEPKIYKLGGSDWKRVKNKVEKSVQDIADDLIKLYAEREAARGYAFSPDGEMQREFESSFPYQETEDQERSIQEIKYDMERERPMDRLLCGDVGYGKTEVAIRAVFKAIADGKQVAFLVPTTILAQQHYETMKERFQGFPVNVGVLSRFRTRKEQQETMKGLSEGTVDVVVGTHRLLSKEIKYKDLGLLIIDEEQRFGVTHKEKIKQLKTNIDVLTLTATPIPRTLHMSMLGVRDLSVIETPPENRFPVQTYVMEYNGAMVKEAIERELARDGQVYFLYNRVEDIARKAEEISMLVPDARVTYAHGQMTEQELEAVILSFLEGEYDVLVTTTIIETGVDIPNVNTMIVHQADRMGLSQLYQLRGRVGRSSRVAYAYFTYQKDKVLNEVAEKRLQAIKEFTELGSGFKIAMRDLSIRGAGNLLGAQQHGFIDSVGFDLYSQMLQEAIETKRGNGVKEEEKSNLELDIQVDAYIPDTYISDSAAKINMYKRFRGLETIQDLQDLKDELLDRFGDYPQEVADLFRVSEIRIYGRFAKLEKIKQDREAIHIFMSEEGSKEVDGSKVFELTSNLGRDVGLGMEGQQMKLSIYLKRNQKEPWFDRLYQLVKLLPDTKKEVEPV
- the spoVT gene encoding stage V sporulation protein T; translated protein: MKATGIVRRIDDLGRVVIPKEIRRTLRIREGDPLEIFVDREGEVILKKYSPISELSDFAKEYAEALYDSLGSPVLICDRDTVITVAGGSKKEQLNKSISTTVEKIMEERTSVLHDKKGNASFVDGIEEEVNSYTVAPIVANGDPIGSVIIYSKDRTLTEVEHKAVETAASFLARQMES